One Chaetodon trifascialis isolate fChaTrf1 chromosome 21, fChaTrf1.hap1, whole genome shotgun sequence genomic window carries:
- the LOC139349655 gene encoding tubby protein homolog isoform X2, whose amino-acid sequence MEDPDIRQQKLDNQRILLMKKQQKKRADSQMVVANRDARQKNRKHKAARSDETPLLISQSLSSTSLSDQVEHAHDNPLDEITLGEYDMTASMTLDEMSSEKPATPKKMNLEIDKEPEAKEEVENDLHVEEKKTKKKDVKKDKSKQMEQNDETEKEKDKEKKEKKTKKKDKVKESEEPQKANKTTKQERKKKHLPEVSTQEAEPVVEEASPKKNKRDESDDEEEDGSKKPVPQSPKRKKQLDTSRCQISDESKDEDLQGKEKKEKKTNKAEKTTPSLASLNSNYREGSSSGSDSNDRSTSPMSVEDLEKFALRPAPRDVTIQCRVTRDRRGVEKGIYPTYYLHMEKEDGKRVFLMAGRKRKKCKTSNYLISTDPTNLSRDTNCYIGKLRSNVLGTKFTVYDGGENPEKKPFIKECESVRQELAAICYETNVLGFKGPRKMTVIIPGMLENDERVSIRPKNELETLLVRHANSNTDKLVTLVNKSPSWNEQTQSYVLNFHGRVTQASVKNFQIIHPDNEDYIVMQFGRVAEDVFSMDYSFPMCALQAFAITLSSFDGKLACE is encoded by the exons ATGGAGGACCCCGATATACGACAACAGAAGCTGGACAACCAG CGAATCCTTTTgatgaaaaagcagcaaaagaaGAGGGCTGATTCCCAAATGGTGGTAGCCAATCGGGATGCTCGCCAAAAGAACAGGAAGCACAAAGCTGCACGCTCTGATGAGACGCCGCTGTTGATCAGCCAATCCCTGAGCAGCACTTCCCTGAGTG ATCAAGTTGAACATGCCCATGACAACCCATTGGATGAGATCACACTGGGCGAATATGACATGACAGCGAGCATGACGTTAGATGAGATGTCTTCAGAGAAGCCTGCTACTCCCAAGAAAATGAACTTGGAGATTGACAAAGAGCCCGAGgcgaaggaggaggtggagaacgACCTTcatgtggaagaaaaaaagacaaagaagaaagatgtgaaaaaagacaaaagcaaac AGATGGAACAGAATGACGAGACggagaaggaaaaagacaaagagaaaaaggagaaaaaaactaagaagaaagacaaagtgaaagaaTCTGAGGAGCCTCAGAAAGCGAACAAGACAACCAAACAAGAGCGTAAAA AGAAGCACTTACCAGAGGTTTCGACCCAGGAGGCAGagccagtggtggaggaggcaaGTCCAAAGAAGAACAAACGTGATGAAAGTGACGATGAAGAGGAAGACGGGTCCAAGAAGCCCGTGCCTCAGTCACctaagaggaaaaaacagctcGACACAT CCAGGTGCCAAATCAGCGACGAGAGCAAAGACGAGGACCTCCAGggaaaggagaagaaggagaaaaagacaaacaaagcagagaaaaccaCGCCGAGCCTGGCTTCCCTTAACTCCAACTACAGGGAGGGTTCATCCTCAGGCAGTGACTCGAATGACAGA TCGACGTCTCCAATGTCGGTGGAGGATCTGGAGAAGTTTGCTCTGCGCCCGGCCCCCAGAGACGTGACGATCCAGTGCAGGGTCACCAGGGACAGGAGAGGCGTGGAGAAGGGCATTTACCCGACATACTACCTCCACATGGAGAAGGAGGATGGCAAGAGG GTGTTTCTAATGGCGGGCAGAAAGCGGAAGAAGTGCAAAACGTCCAACTATCTCATCTCCACTGACCCCACAAATCTGTCCAGAGACACAAACTGCTACATAGGAAAACTAAG GTCCAATGTTCTGGGTACAAAGTTCACCGTCTATGATGGAGGTGAAAACCCAGAGAAAAAGCCTTTCATCAAGGAGTGTGAGTCAGTGCGGCAAGAGCTGGCAGCAATTTGCTAT GAGACCAATGTGCTGGGATTCAAGGGTCCCAGGAAAATGACAGTGATCATCCCTGGCATGCTGGAGAACGACGAAAGAGTGTCCATTCGTCCCAAAAAC GAGCTCGAGACTCTCCTGGTGCGCCACGCGAACAGCAACACAGACAAACTGGTGACGCTGGTGAACAAATCCCCGAGCTGGAACGAGCAGACCCAGTCGTACGTGCTTAACTTCCATGGACGCGTCACCCAGGCCTCCGTCAAGAACTTCCAGATCATCCACCCTGACAACG AGGATTACATAGTGATGCAGTTTGGCCGTGTGGCGGAGGACGTCTTCTCCATGGATTACAGTTTCCCCATGTGTGCCCTGCAAGCCTTTGCCATCACCCTGTCCTCCTTTGATGGCAAACTGGCCTGTGAGTGA
- the LOC139349655 gene encoding tubby protein homolog isoform X1, with amino-acid sequence MEDPDIRQQKLDNQRILLMKKQQKKRADSQMVVANRDARQKNRKHKAARSDETPLLISQSLSSTSLSDQVEHAHDNPLDEITLGEYDMTASMTLDEMSSEKPATPKKMNLEIDKEPEAKEEVENDLHVEEKKTKKKDVKKDKSKQMEQNDETEKEKDKEKKEKKTKKKDKVKESEEPQKANKTTKQERKKKHLPEVSTQEAEPVVEEASPKKNKRDESDDEEEDGSKKPVPQSPKRKKQLDTSRCQISDESKDEDLQGKEKKEKKTNKAEKTTPSLASLNSNYREGSSSGSDSNDRVGHHELFGSTSPMSVEDLEKFALRPAPRDVTIQCRVTRDRRGVEKGIYPTYYLHMEKEDGKRVFLMAGRKRKKCKTSNYLISTDPTNLSRDTNCYIGKLRSNVLGTKFTVYDGGENPEKKPFIKECESVRQELAAICYETNVLGFKGPRKMTVIIPGMLENDERVSIRPKNELETLLVRHANSNTDKLVTLVNKSPSWNEQTQSYVLNFHGRVTQASVKNFQIIHPDNEDYIVMQFGRVAEDVFSMDYSFPMCALQAFAITLSSFDGKLACE; translated from the exons ATGGAGGACCCCGATATACGACAACAGAAGCTGGACAACCAG CGAATCCTTTTgatgaaaaagcagcaaaagaaGAGGGCTGATTCCCAAATGGTGGTAGCCAATCGGGATGCTCGCCAAAAGAACAGGAAGCACAAAGCTGCACGCTCTGATGAGACGCCGCTGTTGATCAGCCAATCCCTGAGCAGCACTTCCCTGAGTG ATCAAGTTGAACATGCCCATGACAACCCATTGGATGAGATCACACTGGGCGAATATGACATGACAGCGAGCATGACGTTAGATGAGATGTCTTCAGAGAAGCCTGCTACTCCCAAGAAAATGAACTTGGAGATTGACAAAGAGCCCGAGgcgaaggaggaggtggagaacgACCTTcatgtggaagaaaaaaagacaaagaagaaagatgtgaaaaaagacaaaagcaaac AGATGGAACAGAATGACGAGACggagaaggaaaaagacaaagagaaaaaggagaaaaaaactaagaagaaagacaaagtgaaagaaTCTGAGGAGCCTCAGAAAGCGAACAAGACAACCAAACAAGAGCGTAAAA AGAAGCACTTACCAGAGGTTTCGACCCAGGAGGCAGagccagtggtggaggaggcaaGTCCAAAGAAGAACAAACGTGATGAAAGTGACGATGAAGAGGAAGACGGGTCCAAGAAGCCCGTGCCTCAGTCACctaagaggaaaaaacagctcGACACAT CCAGGTGCCAAATCAGCGACGAGAGCAAAGACGAGGACCTCCAGggaaaggagaagaaggagaaaaagacaaacaaagcagagaaaaccaCGCCGAGCCTGGCTTCCCTTAACTCCAACTACAGGGAGGGTTCATCCTCAGGCAGTGACTCGAATGACAGAGTGGGACATCACGAGCTGTTTGGT TCGACGTCTCCAATGTCGGTGGAGGATCTGGAGAAGTTTGCTCTGCGCCCGGCCCCCAGAGACGTGACGATCCAGTGCAGGGTCACCAGGGACAGGAGAGGCGTGGAGAAGGGCATTTACCCGACATACTACCTCCACATGGAGAAGGAGGATGGCAAGAGG GTGTTTCTAATGGCGGGCAGAAAGCGGAAGAAGTGCAAAACGTCCAACTATCTCATCTCCACTGACCCCACAAATCTGTCCAGAGACACAAACTGCTACATAGGAAAACTAAG GTCCAATGTTCTGGGTACAAAGTTCACCGTCTATGATGGAGGTGAAAACCCAGAGAAAAAGCCTTTCATCAAGGAGTGTGAGTCAGTGCGGCAAGAGCTGGCAGCAATTTGCTAT GAGACCAATGTGCTGGGATTCAAGGGTCCCAGGAAAATGACAGTGATCATCCCTGGCATGCTGGAGAACGACGAAAGAGTGTCCATTCGTCCCAAAAAC GAGCTCGAGACTCTCCTGGTGCGCCACGCGAACAGCAACACAGACAAACTGGTGACGCTGGTGAACAAATCCCCGAGCTGGAACGAGCAGACCCAGTCGTACGTGCTTAACTTCCATGGACGCGTCACCCAGGCCTCCGTCAAGAACTTCCAGATCATCCACCCTGACAACG AGGATTACATAGTGATGCAGTTTGGCCGTGTGGCGGAGGACGTCTTCTCCATGGATTACAGTTTCCCCATGTGTGCCCTGCAAGCCTTTGCCATCACCCTGTCCTCCTTTGATGGCAAACTGGCCTGTGAGTGA